The genomic DNA GAATAAGGCATAATGAATGAATGAATATATGGATTAATTTTTTCTATTGAAAATGGTAAACATCAGGTATTTATAAATTGAATGGGTAATAAATGAGGTCAGGACAGCAATATAAACGTAGTCGTGGACGTGGATCCAATGGTGGCAACGGGAATTTTAATCGTAAAAACATTAATCCATTAGTACGAAATTATGATAGTGCTGGATATGAAGTTAAGGTTCGTGGTACTGCTCAGCATATAGCTGAGAGATATTCAACTCTTGCTCGTGATGCTATTAGTGCGGGTGATTATGTTGTTGCAGAGAACCATTTTCAACATGCAGAGCATTATAATCGTATTATTGCTTTGGCTCAAGCAAAGATTCAGGAAAAATTGCAACTTGATGAACAGGAGAGCCTTATTGAAAAAGAGAAGAGGTGCAAGATAGATCATTTAAATAATGGATTTATGGATAAGCCTGTCGATTCAGATACAAAA from Candidatus Liberibacter americanus str. Sao Paulo includes the following:
- a CDS encoding DUF4167 domain-containing protein — translated: MRSGQQYKRSRGRGSNGGNGNFNRKNINPLVRNYDSAGYEVKVRGTAQHIAERYSTLARDAISAGDYVVAENHFQHAEHYNRIIALAQAKIQEKLQLDEQESLIEKEKRCKIDHLNNGFMDKPVDSDTKENIFKSPPDNQPNIEDIAFDAPIPDRKVPSKIASNRRTLRPRRFNNNSNPKKESSKNSSEGASRNSSEGPSSV